Proteins encoded within one genomic window of Halomonas sp. YLGW01:
- a CDS encoding OsmC family protein, with amino-acid sequence MDMTITVISQRDGRLRQKVELEGFEDLYVDAPRVAGGDESAPDPHDYFDLSLAACKAITAQMYAYRKGWPLEGVTVWVVRDERDERHGVYRLDVSLRFEGIEDATQLARLTEISDRCPIHRLMTSSTVEITTRQASDDEE; translated from the coding sequence ATTGATATGACGATCACCGTGATCAGTCAACGTGACGGGCGACTGCGGCAAAAAGTCGAGCTGGAAGGGTTCGAGGATCTCTATGTCGATGCCCCCCGCGTGGCCGGCGGCGACGAGAGCGCACCGGATCCCCATGACTATTTCGATCTTTCCCTGGCTGCTTGTAAGGCGATCACGGCACAGATGTATGCCTATCGCAAGGGCTGGCCGCTCGAGGGCGTCACGGTGTGGGTGGTGCGTGATGAACGGGATGAACGCCATGGTGTCTATCGCCTGGACGTCAGCCTGCGCTTCGAGGGCATCGAGGATGCCACTCAGCTGGCCAGGCTCACGGAAATCTCCGATCGGTGTCCGATCCATCGCCTGATGACGTCCTCGACGGTAGAAATCACGACTCGGCAGGCGTCAGACGACGAGGAATGA
- a CDS encoding folate-binding protein YgfZ: MTDWSAQLGAVAEGEARVSFDTPTPARQALDTTVVTPLVHLGILEVAGEDAERFLQGQTSAQMSLADGDFAPLTCFCGTKGRMLANAQLLRAGPDRYWLLMARSLLEPLKAHLDKFAVFYKAEMRVREDLAPIGLIGQNAPALLEARFDITPPATWHQCQQDERVVVRHPGPRPRLIALLPVTALEDAWRVLKAQATPVGNAVWCLQDIQAGLGWLGASQQDSYLPQMINWEALGGISFKKGCYTGQEVVARAHFRGQVKKRLVRLTLEGNGLPEVGSELLDADGKRQGEVFAAERDAYDQIELLAVMTTKEVAEPLTVNDVRCQRQRLPYPLERLDPEVLATHKG, translated from the coding sequence ATGACCGACTGGAGTGCGCAGCTTGGCGCCGTTGCCGAGGGCGAGGCGCGTGTCAGCTTTGACACCCCCACCCCCGCTCGCCAGGCACTGGATACTACCGTGGTCACCCCACTGGTACATCTGGGTATTCTCGAGGTGGCAGGCGAAGATGCCGAACGCTTCCTGCAGGGACAGACCAGTGCCCAGATGTCCCTCGCCGATGGCGATTTCGCCCCCCTGACCTGCTTCTGCGGCACCAAGGGACGCATGCTGGCCAACGCCCAGTTGCTGCGGGCAGGGCCTGACCGCTACTGGCTGCTGATGGCGCGCTCGTTGCTCGAGCCGCTCAAGGCACACCTGGACAAGTTCGCCGTCTTCTACAAGGCAGAGATGCGTGTTCGTGAGGACCTGGCGCCTATTGGGCTGATCGGCCAGAATGCCCCGGCCCTGCTGGAAGCCCGGTTCGACATCACGCCGCCGGCGACTTGGCACCAGTGCCAGCAGGACGAGCGGGTGGTGGTGCGCCATCCAGGTCCCCGCCCCCGGCTCATCGCCCTGCTGCCCGTCACTGCCCTCGAAGACGCCTGGCGAGTGCTCAAGGCGCAGGCCACCCCGGTCGGCAACGCCGTCTGGTGCCTGCAGGATATCCAGGCCGGCCTCGGCTGGCTGGGCGCCAGCCAGCAAGACAGCTACCTGCCACAGATGATCAACTGGGAGGCCCTGGGAGGCATCAGCTTCAAGAAGGGCTGCTATACCGGCCAGGAAGTGGTAGCACGGGCGCATTTCCGTGGGCAGGTGAAGAAACGGCTGGTGCGCCTGACTCTGGAGGGCAACGGCCTCCCCGAGGTCGGCAGCGAGCTGCTGGACGCCGATGGCAAGCGCCAGGGCGAGGTCTTCGCCGCCGAACGCGACGCCTATGACCAGATTGAACTGCTGGCGGTGATGACCACCAAGGAGGTGGCGGAGCCCCTCACGGTTAACGACGTACGCTGTCAGCGCCAGCGACTGCCCTACCCCCTCGAGCGCCTGGATCCGGAGGTCCTGGCCACCCACAAGGGTTAA
- a CDS encoding TatD family hydrolase produces the protein MLIDAHCHLDFPAFDADREAMFERARAAGVGHFVVPGTTRARWPGVLALGSRTDTSVCLGLHPYFLDAHRLKGADNDVAALEAALEAHSEVVAVGECGIDARFEDSLDAQWALFEAQLRLAKARELPVVIHCVRANDQVAKRLKEIGLPAGGLIHAFAGSLQQAQRFLALGFLVGLGGVLTHPRAQRLRRCVAALPGDGFVLETDSPDMPPAGFKGQRNEPSRLALIADQVASLRHESRATVANTSTANAARLFRLDV, from the coding sequence ATGCTCATCGATGCCCACTGCCACTTGGACTTTCCCGCATTCGACGCAGATCGCGAGGCGATGTTCGAGCGGGCTCGGGCAGCGGGCGTCGGTCACTTCGTTGTCCCGGGTACGACTCGCGCCCGCTGGCCAGGGGTGCTGGCGCTCGGCAGTCGAACGGATACCAGCGTGTGTCTGGGACTGCATCCCTACTTTCTCGATGCGCACCGTCTCAAGGGGGCGGATAACGACGTGGCCGCGCTGGAGGCGGCGCTGGAGGCGCACTCCGAAGTGGTGGCGGTGGGCGAGTGCGGCATCGATGCCCGCTTCGAGGATTCGCTGGATGCCCAGTGGGCGCTGTTCGAGGCGCAGCTGCGCCTGGCCAAGGCGCGTGAACTTCCGGTGGTGATTCACTGCGTACGGGCCAATGATCAGGTGGCGAAGCGCCTCAAGGAGATCGGGCTGCCCGCGGGGGGATTGATTCATGCCTTTGCCGGAAGCCTGCAGCAGGCGCAGCGCTTCCTGGCTCTCGGCTTCCTGGTCGGGCTCGGCGGCGTGCTGACCCATCCGCGGGCGCAGCGCCTGCGACGCTGCGTGGCTGCCCTGCCAGGCGATGGCTTCGTGCTGGAAACCGATAGCCCCGACATGCCGCCCGCAGGCTTCAAGGGCCAGCGCAATGAGCCGTCACGGCTGGCGCTGATCGCCGATCAGGTCGCCAGCCTGCGTCATGAATCTCGCGCCACGGTGGCAAACACCAGCACCGCCAATGCGGCCCGCCTGTTTCGGCTAGATGTCTAG
- a CDS encoding peptide chain release factor 3 — protein sequence MSELETQVDLRRTFAIISHPDAGKTTITEKMLLFGNAIQMAGSVKSKRNDRHATSDWMKMEQERGISVTTSVMQFPYNGRIVNLLDTPGHEDFSEDTYRTLTAVDSALMVIDGAKGVEDRTIKLMDVCRLRTTPILTFINKMDRDIRDPIEVMDEVETVLNIQCAPMTWPIGMGRHFRGVYHLYNDVIHLYKQGQGNRIPEDVRIEGLDSPEVDEVLGESQAEELRMEVELVRGASHEFDLEAYRRGELTPVYFGTAMGNFGVREMLDGFVEYAPTPEPRETNTREVDAKDERFTGFVFKIQANMDPKHRDRVAFLRVCSGKYDRNMKMRHVRIGKDVKVPDALTFMASDRAHVEEAWPGDIIGLHNHGTIQIGDTFTVGEDMRFTGIPHFAPELFKRVRLKDPLKMKALQKGLQQLSEEGATQVFMPFDNNDLILGAVGSLQFDVVAHRLKEEYKVDCLYEGVNVQTARWIYCDDPKMLDEFKRKASTNLAYDGGGCLTYIAPTRVNLQMTQERWPDVRFSATREH from the coding sequence ATGAGCGAGCTTGAGACTCAAGTCGATCTGCGACGCACCTTCGCGATCATCTCCCACCCCGATGCGGGCAAGACCACCATCACCGAGAAGATGCTGCTGTTCGGAAACGCCATCCAGATGGCGGGCTCCGTGAAGAGCAAGCGCAACGACCGGCATGCCACCTCCGACTGGATGAAGATGGAGCAGGAGCGCGGCATCTCGGTGACCACCTCGGTGATGCAGTTCCCCTACAACGGACGCATCGTCAACCTGCTCGATACCCCGGGCCACGAGGACTTCTCCGAGGATACCTACCGCACCCTGACCGCGGTGGACTCGGCGCTGATGGTGATCGACGGCGCCAAGGGCGTCGAGGATCGCACCATCAAGCTGATGGACGTCTGTCGTCTGCGGACCACACCGATCCTGACCTTCATCAACAAGATGGATCGGGACATCCGTGATCCCATCGAGGTGATGGATGAGGTCGAGACGGTGCTCAATATCCAGTGTGCGCCGATGACCTGGCCGATCGGCATGGGGCGGCATTTCCGTGGGGTCTATCACCTCTACAACGACGTCATCCACCTCTATAAGCAGGGACAGGGCAATCGGATTCCCGAGGACGTGCGCATCGAGGGGCTCGACAGTCCCGAGGTCGACGAGGTGCTGGGCGAGTCCCAGGCCGAGGAACTGCGCATGGAAGTCGAACTGGTGCGCGGCGCCTCTCATGAGTTCGATCTCGAGGCCTACCGTCGTGGTGAGCTGACACCGGTGTACTTCGGGACCGCCATGGGCAACTTCGGCGTGCGCGAGATGCTGGATGGCTTCGTCGAATACGCACCGACGCCGGAGCCCCGCGAGACCAATACCCGTGAGGTGGACGCCAAGGACGAGCGCTTCACCGGCTTCGTGTTCAAGATCCAGGCCAACATGGATCCCAAGCACCGCGACCGGGTCGCCTTCCTACGGGTCTGCTCCGGCAAGTACGACCGCAACATGAAGATGCGCCACGTGCGTATCGGCAAGGACGTCAAGGTGCCCGACGCCCTGACCTTCATGGCGTCGGATCGTGCCCATGTGGAAGAGGCCTGGCCCGGCGATATCATCGGCCTGCACAACCACGGCACGATCCAGATCGGTGACACCTTCACGGTCGGCGAGGACATGCGCTTCACCGGCATTCCGCACTTCGCCCCGGAGCTGTTCAAGCGCGTGCGGCTCAAGGATCCGCTGAAGATGAAGGCGTTGCAGAAGGGACTTCAGCAGCTGTCTGAGGAGGGCGCGACCCAGGTCTTCATGCCCTTCGATAACAACGACCTGATTCTCGGCGCCGTCGGCTCGCTGCAGTTCGACGTGGTCGCCCATCGTCTCAAGGAGGAGTACAAGGTCGATTGTCTCTACGAGGGCGTCAATGTGCAGACGGCCCGCTGGATCTACTGCGACGATCCCAAGATGCTCGACGAGTTCAAGCGCAAGGCAAGCACCAACCTGGCCTATGATGGCGGCGGGTGCCTGACCTATATCGCACCGACCCGCGTCAATCTGCAGATGACCCAGGAGCGCTGGCCAGACGTACGTTTCAGCGCGACGCGCGAGCACTGA
- a CDS encoding ATP-binding protein gives MQAALPLPLSTPNRNLVRLTIVRGITWTGFLGAIIFGIEILDFQLRVLPIISVIVAMGLMNVATWWRLGRPRAVTDTEYLLHLMVDVSGLTLLFYFTGGSTNPFISYYLVPVTIAAATLPWLYAWIIASGAMAGYTFLMLFFDPVPQLSDGVIGSAISLHVLGMWINFGLSAGLVTFFIFKMAHALRRREKTLSRTREAALRNEQVLAVATQAAGTAHELGSPLSTMAVLLKEMRQDSSDNPQLVEDIDLLRAQVDTCKTHLQQLVANADRRRLGEPENRRAEEWLSSVIQRWLVVRPDVSHRLEIAERRGTPELAVDATLEQALMNLLNNAADANPDNILINLHWDPHEVVIDIRDHGPGVSLSIADQLGETFVSTKSKGMGIGLVLTHATINRFGGNVSLYNHEEGGTLTEVKLPRRDTGQG, from the coding sequence ATGCAAGCCGCCCTGCCGCTACCCTTGTCGACCCCCAACCGTAACCTGGTACGCCTGACCATCGTGCGCGGCATCACCTGGACCGGGTTCCTCGGCGCCATCATCTTCGGCATCGAAATCCTGGATTTCCAGCTGCGGGTTCTACCGATCATCAGCGTGATCGTGGCCATGGGGTTGATGAATGTGGCGACCTGGTGGCGCCTGGGGCGTCCCCGCGCCGTCACCGATACCGAATACCTGCTGCACCTGATGGTCGACGTCAGCGGGCTCACCCTACTGTTCTACTTTACCGGCGGCTCCACCAACCCCTTCATCAGCTATTATCTGGTGCCCGTGACCATCGCCGCCGCCACCCTGCCCTGGCTGTATGCATGGATCATCGCCAGTGGCGCCATGGCCGGCTACACCTTCCTGATGCTGTTCTTCGATCCGGTGCCGCAGCTAAGCGACGGGGTCATCGGCAGCGCCATCAGCCTTCATGTCCTGGGCATGTGGATCAACTTCGGCCTCTCGGCGGGACTGGTAACCTTCTTCATCTTCAAGATGGCCCATGCGCTCAGGCGCCGTGAGAAGACCCTGTCGCGGACCCGAGAGGCCGCGCTGCGCAACGAACAGGTGCTGGCCGTGGCCACCCAGGCCGCCGGCACCGCTCACGAACTGGGCTCCCCGCTGTCCACCATGGCGGTACTGCTCAAGGAAATGCGCCAGGACTCAAGCGACAATCCTCAGCTCGTCGAGGACATCGACCTGCTGCGTGCACAGGTCGACACCTGCAAGACCCATCTCCAGCAACTGGTGGCGAATGCCGATCGGCGACGGCTGGGCGAGCCGGAAAACCGCAGAGCCGAGGAGTGGCTCTCCAGCGTGATCCAGCGCTGGCTGGTGGTTCGCCCGGACGTCAGCCATCGCCTGGAGATCGCCGAGCGCCGCGGCACCCCGGAACTCGCGGTAGACGCGACGCTCGAACAGGCATTGATGAACCTGCTCAACAACGCCGCCGATGCCAACCCGGACAACATCCTGATCAACCTGCACTGGGATCCTCATGAGGTCGTGATCGACATTCGCGATCACGGCCCCGGGGTCAGCCTGTCGATCGCCGACCAGCTGGGGGAGACCTTCGTGTCGACCAAGTCCAAGGGCATGGGGATCGGCCTAGTCCTGACTCACGCCACCATCAATCGCTTCGGCGGCAATGTCAGCCTGTACAATCACGAGGAAGGCGGCACCCTGACGGAGGTCAAGCTGCCTCGCCGGGATACCGGTCAGGGGTGA
- a CDS encoding response regulator transcription factor: MSETPQRLLIIDDDEMFCHVMQRAMTRRGFEVMVAHDADQALSHARQAPPQIATLDLKLEHSSGLKLLPDLLAIAPACRVVVLTGYSSIATAVEAIKLGAANYLCKPADADEILAALEQQDGNPDTEVADNPPSINRVTWEHIQKVLQEHDGNISATARALGMHRRTLQRKLQKRPVRR; the protein is encoded by the coding sequence ATGTCTGAGACGCCACAACGCCTGCTGATCATCGATGATGACGAGATGTTCTGCCATGTCATGCAGCGCGCGATGACTCGCCGCGGCTTCGAGGTCATGGTCGCTCACGATGCCGATCAGGCACTTTCGCATGCGCGACAGGCGCCCCCGCAGATTGCCACCCTGGATCTCAAGCTCGAGCACAGTTCCGGCCTGAAGCTGTTGCCCGACTTGCTTGCCATCGCCCCCGCCTGTCGCGTGGTGGTACTGACCGGATATTCGAGCATTGCCACGGCCGTCGAGGCGATCAAGCTCGGCGCGGCCAACTACCTCTGTAAACCCGCCGACGCCGACGAGATCCTGGCGGCCCTGGAGCAGCAGGACGGTAACCCGGACACCGAAGTCGCCGACAACCCGCCGTCGATCAATCGCGTCACCTGGGAGCACATCCAGAAGGTCTTGCAGGAGCACGACGGCAATATCTCGGCGACCGCACGTGCCCTGGGCATGCACCGTCGCACCCTGCAGCGCAAGCTGCAGAAGCGCCCGGTACGTCGCTGA
- a CDS encoding 3-hydroxybutyrate dehydrogenase: MSTTSQATSPRVALVTGTTSGIGAAVVEEFCRQGHQVLAVDFNPEGQAVAEAAGAVFFQADLTDAQACRAAVDEARRRFGRLDILVNNAGIQHVASIEEFPEAKWRQIIDLMLTAPFLLTQAAWPSMREGGWGRIINIASVHAQVASPGKSAYISAKHGMIGLTKTAALEGGSQGITANAICPAYVKTPLVDNQIADQAKLHGMDEQQVIEQIMLKNAAVKRLIEPGEVASLVAYLASDVAGAVTGASWNIDLGWTAQ, translated from the coding sequence ATGAGTACGACGTCACAGGCGACATCGCCACGGGTTGCATTGGTCACCGGCACCACCAGCGGTATCGGTGCCGCTGTGGTCGAGGAGTTCTGTCGGCAGGGCCACCAGGTGCTGGCGGTCGACTTCAATCCAGAGGGCCAGGCGGTAGCCGAGGCGGCGGGCGCGGTCTTCTTCCAGGCTGACCTGACCGATGCACAGGCGTGTCGTGCGGCGGTCGACGAGGCTCGGCGGCGCTTCGGGCGCCTGGATATCCTGGTCAATAATGCCGGTATCCAGCATGTGGCCAGCATCGAGGAGTTTCCGGAGGCCAAGTGGCGCCAGATCATCGACCTGATGCTGACCGCGCCCTTCCTGCTGACCCAGGCGGCATGGCCGTCGATGCGCGAGGGTGGCTGGGGCCGCATCATCAATATCGCCTCGGTACATGCCCAGGTGGCCTCGCCGGGCAAGTCTGCCTATATCAGCGCCAAGCACGGCATGATCGGCCTGACCAAGACGGCTGCGCTCGAGGGCGGTAGCCAGGGCATCACCGCCAATGCAATCTGTCCCGCCTACGTGAAGACGCCGCTGGTCGACAATCAGATTGCCGATCAGGCCAAGCTGCACGGCATGGACGAGCAGCAGGTCATCGAGCAGATCATGCTCAAGAACGCGGCGGTCAAGCGGCTGATAGAGCCGGGAGAGGTCGCCTCGCTGGTGGCCTATCTCGCCTCCGATGTGGCGGGTGCCGTCACCGGGGCGAGCTGGAACATCGACCTGGGCTGGACGGCGCAGTAG
- the hybE gene encoding [NiFe]-hydrogenase assembly chaperone HybE, producing the protein MQALTPDDYARLQRLRERYHAAHAHAFKVSAGGNPRLSVDMLCFQPLGAALCGALITPLTLSLALVPPGDATAQAAGAQCTVALPGGRYPFIAEWIDDDSWLWRCELLDDLSDLSSLEEANRLAQRLMEQVMAAQADE; encoded by the coding sequence ATGCAAGCCCTAACCCCCGATGACTATGCCCGCCTTCAACGACTGCGTGAGCGTTATCACGCGGCTCATGCCCACGCCTTCAAGGTATCGGCAGGCGGCAACCCACGCCTGAGTGTCGACATGCTGTGCTTCCAGCCGCTGGGGGCGGCTCTGTGTGGCGCCTTGATCACGCCTCTTACCCTGTCGCTGGCGCTGGTGCCGCCTGGCGATGCAACGGCACAGGCGGCAGGGGCGCAGTGCACGGTCGCCCTGCCAGGCGGCCGATATCCCTTCATCGCCGAGTGGATCGATGACGACAGCTGGCTCTGGCGTTGCGAATTGCTCGACGACTTGAGCGACCTGTCGTCTCTCGAGGAGGCCAACCGGCTGGCGCAGCGTCTGATGGAGCAGGTCATGGCCGCCCAGGCGGATGAGTGA
- a CDS encoding inositol monophosphatase family protein, translated as MQTAQRLEIAVDIAKRAGQAILDARQSQDFSRRYKAGNELVTDTDVAVDTLIAHALEEHFPGEARLTEELSPDRDAIEQSGVLWVVDPIDGTVNFAHGLPHVAVSIAWLRDGQAELGVVHAPFLDETYTAVRGEGAWCNGERIRVSRASRLADSLVATGFPYRRDSRPPLIRRLATVLEHCQDVRRNGAAALDLCNVACGRLDAYYESVSPWDFAAGVLIAREAGARTGHLYDCPSGIPEDLYGENLLVSTPDIHADLAKLLIRADEDRHETG; from the coding sequence ATGCAGACAGCCCAACGCCTAGAGATCGCCGTCGACATCGCCAAACGGGCCGGCCAGGCCATCCTCGACGCCCGACAGTCACAGGATTTCTCCCGCCGCTACAAGGCCGGGAACGAACTGGTCACCGATACCGATGTCGCGGTCGACACCCTGATCGCGCACGCCCTGGAGGAGCACTTCCCCGGTGAGGCCCGCCTCACCGAGGAACTGTCACCGGATCGTGATGCCATCGAACAGAGCGGAGTCCTGTGGGTGGTCGACCCCATCGACGGCACAGTCAACTTCGCCCATGGCCTGCCCCACGTGGCGGTCTCGATCGCCTGGCTCAGGGATGGCCAGGCAGAACTCGGTGTCGTCCATGCGCCCTTCCTCGACGAGACCTATACCGCGGTGCGCGGTGAAGGCGCCTGGTGCAACGGCGAGCGTATTCGGGTCAGTCGTGCCTCGCGGCTCGCCGACAGCCTGGTGGCGACAGGGTTTCCCTACCGCCGGGACAGCCGCCCACCGCTGATCCGCCGGCTGGCGACCGTACTCGAACACTGTCAGGATGTGCGCCGTAACGGCGCTGCCGCCCTGGACCTGTGCAACGTGGCCTGCGGCCGGCTGGACGCCTACTACGAGAGTGTCTCGCCATGGGATTTTGCCGCCGGCGTGCTGATCGCCCGCGAGGCAGGCGCTCGTACCGGCCACCTCTACGACTGCCCGTCGGGCATTCCTGAGGATCTCTACGGCGAAAACCTGCTGGTGAGCACCCCGGATATACATGCCGACCTCGCGAAGCTGCTGATACGGGCCGATGAAGATCGCCACGAGACCGGCTGA
- a CDS encoding GrxA family glutaredoxin, which yields MFVVIFGRPGCPFCVRAKELADKLSDTGAISGYRYVDIHEEGISKADMEKTIGKPVETVPQIFVDQTHVGGFTEFNQYVSDNALIPEGAAQ from the coding sequence ATGTTTGTTGTTATCTTCGGTCGTCCCGGTTGCCCGTTCTGCGTTCGAGCCAAGGAGCTCGCCGACAAGCTCAGCGACACTGGTGCGATCAGCGGCTACCGCTATGTCGATATCCATGAAGAAGGCATCAGCAAGGCCGACATGGAAAAGACCATCGGCAAGCCGGTCGAAACCGTACCGCAGATCTTCGTTGACCAGACCCACGTCGGCGGCTTCACCGAGTTCAACCAGTACGTGAGCGACAACGCCCTGATCCCGGAAGGCGCGGCACAGTAA
- a CDS encoding DUF1338 domain-containing protein, producing the protein MQRQEFLQQLWLDYIHLHPEIGGLRLWPVGSEPEFLALLTLNHGPFAADKLTPTLNQFGYRAIEHHAMADRGLLVSLFAPPDDGPWLVLGELQLGTLTREPREILQALVAQAHHEDTRGQNLLARGRPWPMPDWNTFCLLQRAHPLAAWLAVMGPRLHHAGFDCERLGSDLTRLDAQLEQTGLDGSGDRHHGVFPISALLNYRFYPACSKRLAFAGGDEHRVTLGGLALIQACLPGQHDRSAQLLLPQHTRCEIA; encoded by the coding sequence ATGCAACGCCAGGAGTTTCTCCAGCAGCTGTGGCTGGACTACATTCATCTCCACCCGGAAATCGGGGGGCTACGCCTGTGGCCGGTCGGCAGCGAACCCGAGTTTCTGGCGTTGCTGACCCTGAACCACGGGCCCTTCGCCGCAGACAAGCTTACGCCCACCCTGAACCAGTTCGGCTATCGGGCCATCGAGCATCATGCCATGGCCGACCGCGGCCTGCTGGTGTCGCTCTTCGCCCCCCCCGATGATGGCCCCTGGCTGGTACTCGGCGAGCTTCAACTCGGCACCCTGACGCGTGAACCCCGGGAGATACTCCAGGCGCTCGTCGCGCAGGCACATCATGAGGATACCCGAGGCCAGAATCTGCTGGCCCGGGGGCGCCCCTGGCCGATGCCGGACTGGAACACCTTCTGTCTGCTGCAGCGGGCACATCCGCTAGCCGCCTGGCTGGCCGTCATGGGGCCCCGGCTGCATCACGCCGGCTTCGACTGCGAGCGCCTGGGCAGTGATCTCACCCGCCTGGATGCGCAACTCGAACAGACCGGCCTGGACGGCAGTGGTGACCGCCACCACGGCGTCTTCCCGATCTCGGCGCTGCTCAACTACCGGTTCTACCCGGCCTGCTCGAAGCGCCTCGCTTTCGCCGGCGGGGACGAGCACCGCGTTACCCTGGGCGGCCTGGCCTTGATCCAGGCCTGCCTGCCCGGCCAGCACGACCGCTCGGCCCAGCTGCTCCTTCCGCAACACACGCGCTGCGAAATAGCCTGA
- a CDS encoding LysR family transcriptional regulator, which translates to MQSRTEDLRLLVAVVDSGGFSAAARLAEVPVAKVSRAVQRLEQQLDTPLLNRTTRSVTLTSEGRAFVERVREGLAVLAHAEEQTRLSRERPSGRLRVDAATPFVLHQLVPLIGDFREKYPGIELELSASDDIINLLEQRTDVAIRIGSLEDSTLHARRLGRSPLHLVASPQYLERHGMPASPAALSDHQLLGFLNADSLNVWPVEGLDSHGPNIAPQLSTSSGEVMRQLCLAGQGIACMSRFMIQDDLTRGRLVSLLADRVISPNRREEVQAVYYRNTALSSRIGAFLDFIAPRIRL; encoded by the coding sequence ATGCAGAGTCGTACCGAGGATCTTCGCCTGCTGGTGGCGGTGGTCGACAGTGGGGGCTTCAGTGCGGCGGCACGGCTGGCGGAGGTACCGGTCGCCAAGGTATCGCGCGCCGTGCAGCGTCTGGAGCAACAGCTCGACACACCCTTGCTCAATCGCACCACGCGTAGCGTGACACTGACCAGCGAAGGGCGTGCCTTCGTCGAGCGGGTGCGGGAGGGGCTGGCGGTGCTGGCACATGCGGAGGAGCAGACCCGCTTGAGCCGTGAGCGGCCCAGCGGCCGACTGCGCGTGGATGCGGCCACGCCCTTCGTGCTGCACCAGCTGGTGCCCCTGATCGGGGACTTCCGAGAGAAATATCCGGGCATCGAGCTCGAGCTGTCGGCCTCGGACGATATCATCAACCTGCTCGAGCAACGCACCGATGTGGCGATTCGCATCGGCAGCCTCGAGGATTCCACTCTGCACGCCCGGCGACTGGGGCGTTCACCCTTGCACCTGGTGGCGAGTCCCCAATACCTGGAGCGTCACGGCATGCCGGCCAGCCCGGCGGCCCTGAGCGATCACCAGTTGCTGGGATTTCTCAACGCGGACAGCCTGAACGTCTGGCCGGTGGAAGGCCTGGATAGCCATGGGCCGAACATTGCGCCACAGCTCAGCACCTCGAGCGGTGAGGTGATGCGCCAGCTGTGCCTGGCGGGGCAGGGCATCGCCTGCATGTCACGCTTCATGATCCAGGACGACCTGACCCGGGGGCGCCTGGTCAGTCTGCTAGCGGATCGGGTGATCAGCCCCAACCGACGCGAGGAGGTGCAGGCGGTGTATTACCGCAACACGGCGCTGTCGTCACGGATCGGCGCCTTTCTGGACTTCATTGCCCCCAGAATCCGCCTCTGA